One Sphingomonas sp. OV641 genomic window carries:
- the cysN gene encoding sulfate adenylyltransferase subunit CysN, translating to MASTAQEPVYQVDALVAEDIDAYLDRHQHKSLLRFITCGSVDDGKSTLIGRLLYDSKMIFEDQLAALESDSKKVGTQGQEIDFALLVDGLAAEREQGITIDVAYRFFATEKRKFIVADTPGHEQYTRNMVTGASTADLAVILVDARKGVLTQTRRHSYLAHLIGIRNVVLAVNKMDLVGYDQAIFDEIVADYRTFAGSIGLDAFTAMPISGFKGDNITAPSPNTPWYTGPSLVAHLEAVELDAEADQAKPFRLPVQWVNRPNLDFRGFAGLVATGTIRPGDPVRILPSGKTSKVARIVTLDGDLDEAVAGQSITLTLTDEVDCSRGDVIAVASAPPQVADQFEATIVWMAEDEMLPGRSYWLKLGTQTATATVQAPKYQVNVNTLEQLAAKTLDLNAIGVANLSTDKPLVFEPYADNRALGGFILVDKLTNATVAAGMLHFSLRRSQNIHWQPTDVSRDTLASLKNQKPVVLWFTGLSGAGKSTIANVVEKKLVRMNRHTFLLDGDNVRHGLNKDLGFTDADRVENIRRVGEVARLMTDAGLIVITAFISPFRAEREMVRQMMQPGEFIEVHIDTPLAEAEKRDVKGLYAKARSGQLANFTGIDSPYEPPEDPEIRIDTTAMTPDEAAELIIKRIIP from the coding sequence ATGGCCAGCACCGCCCAAGAACCCGTCTATCAGGTCGACGCCCTCGTCGCCGAGGACATCGACGCCTATCTCGATCGTCATCAGCACAAATCGCTGCTGCGCTTCATCACCTGCGGCAGTGTCGACGACGGCAAATCGACGCTGATCGGCCGGCTGCTGTATGATTCGAAGATGATCTTCGAGGACCAGCTCGCCGCACTCGAGAGTGACTCGAAGAAGGTCGGCACGCAGGGTCAGGAGATCGATTTCGCCCTGCTGGTCGACGGCCTCGCCGCCGAGCGGGAGCAGGGCATCACCATCGACGTCGCCTATCGCTTCTTCGCCACCGAGAAACGCAAGTTCATCGTCGCCGATACGCCCGGCCATGAACAATATACGCGCAACATGGTGACGGGAGCGTCGACCGCCGATCTCGCCGTGATCCTGGTTGACGCGCGCAAGGGCGTGCTCACCCAGACCCGGCGGCATTCCTATCTTGCCCATCTGATCGGCATCCGAAACGTGGTGCTGGCGGTGAACAAGATGGACCTGGTCGGTTATGATCAGGCGATCTTCGACGAGATTGTGGCCGATTACCGGACGTTTGCGGGATCGATCGGCCTTGATGCGTTCACCGCCATGCCGATCTCCGGCTTCAAGGGCGACAACATCACTGCCCCTTCGCCCAACACGCCCTGGTACACGGGGCCGAGCCTTGTCGCGCATCTCGAGGCCGTGGAGCTGGACGCGGAGGCCGATCAGGCAAAACCGTTCCGCCTGCCGGTGCAATGGGTCAACCGCCCCAACCTCGACTTTCGCGGCTTTGCCGGTCTGGTTGCGACCGGCACCATCCGGCCCGGTGATCCCGTCCGCATCCTTCCCTCCGGCAAGACGTCCAAGGTCGCCCGCATTGTCACGCTGGACGGCGATCTGGACGAGGCGGTGGCTGGCCAGTCGATAACCCTTACCCTGACCGACGAGGTGGATTGTTCACGCGGAGACGTGATTGCGGTCGCCAGCGCGCCGCCCCAGGTGGCGGATCAGTTCGAGGCCACGATCGTGTGGATGGCCGAGGACGAGATGCTGCCAGGCCGCTCCTATTGGCTCAAGCTGGGCACGCAGACCGCGACCGCGACGGTTCAGGCGCCGAAATATCAGGTCAACGTCAACACGCTGGAGCAGCTGGCGGCCAAGACGCTGGACCTGAACGCCATCGGCGTCGCCAACCTTTCCACCGACAAGCCCTTGGTGTTCGAGCCTTATGCGGACAACCGGGCGCTCGGCGGCTTCATTCTGGTCGACAAGCTGACCAACGCCACTGTGGCGGCGGGCATGCTGCACTTCAGCCTGCGCCGGTCGCAGAACATCCATTGGCAACCGACCGACGTTAGCCGCGACACGCTCGCCAGCCTGAAGAATCAAAAGCCGGTGGTGCTGTGGTTCACCGGCCTGTCCGGCGCGGGCAAATCCACCATTGCCAATGTCGTGGAAAAGAAGCTGGTGCGGATGAACCGCCACACCTTCCTGCTCGACGGCGACAATGTGCGCCACGGGTTGAACAAGGATCTGGGCTTCACCGATGCCGATCGGGTGGAAAACATCCGGCGTGTCGGCGAAGTCGCCAGGCTGATGACCGATGCCGGGCTGATCGTGATCACTGCCTTCATCTCTCCGTTCCGTGCAGAGCGGGAGATGGTGCGCCAGATGATGCAGCCGGGCGAGTTCATCGAGGTTCATATCGACACGCCGCTGGCGGAGGCGGAGAAGCGCGACGTGAAGGGCCTGTATGCCAAGGCACGGTCGGGGCAGCTCGCCAACTTCACGGGTATCGATAGCCCCTATGAACCCCCGGAAGATCCCGAGATCCGCATCGACACCACGGCGATGACGCCCGATGAAGCAGCCGAGCTGATCATCAAGAGGATCATTCCATGA
- the cysD gene encoding sulfate adenylyltransferase subunit CysD yields MTARTLTHLERLEAESIHIMREVVAESERPVMLYSVGKDSAVMLHLARKAFYPAPPPFPLLHVDTTWKFKAMYELRDRMARESGMELIVYKNPEAEARGINPFDHGSLHTDMWKTEGLKQALDKYGFDVAFGGARRDEEKSRAKERVFSFRSANHRWDPKNQRPELWNLYNARKSKGESIRVFPISNWTELDIWQYIQLNDIPIVPLYFSERRPTVERDGLLLMVDDERFPLREGETPVERSIRFRTLGCYPLTGAVESEAATLSDVIQEMLLTTTSERQGRAIDKDAGSASMEKKKQEGYF; encoded by the coding sequence ATGACTGCCCGCACCCTCACCCATCTCGAGCGGCTCGAGGCGGAGTCGATCCATATCATGCGAGAGGTGGTCGCCGAGAGCGAACGTCCGGTGATGCTTTATTCGGTCGGCAAAGACTCGGCCGTGATGCTGCACCTCGCTCGCAAGGCCTTTTATCCAGCGCCGCCGCCCTTCCCCCTGCTCCATGTCGATACGACCTGGAAGTTCAAGGCGATGTACGAGCTTCGCGATCGCATGGCGCGCGAGAGCGGCATGGAACTGATCGTCTACAAGAATCCTGAGGCCGAGGCGCGCGGGATCAACCCGTTCGATCATGGGTCGCTCCACACCGACATGTGGAAGACCGAGGGTCTGAAGCAGGCGCTGGACAAATACGGCTTTGATGTCGCCTTTGGCGGAGCACGGCGGGACGAGGAGAAAAGCCGCGCGAAGGAACGCGTCTTTTCCTTCCGCTCGGCCAACCATCGCTGGGATCCGAAGAACCAGCGGCCGGAACTGTGGAACCTCTATAATGCGCGAAAATCCAAGGGTGAATCGATCCGCGTCTTTCCGATCTCCAACTGGACCGAGCTCGACATCTGGCAATATATCCAGCTGAACGACATTCCCATCGTGCCGCTCTATTTCTCCGAGCGGCGGCCGACGGTGGAGCGCGACGGGCTGCTCCTGATGGTGGATGACGAACGCTTTCCGCTGCGCGAGGGCGAGACGCCCGTCGAACGCTCGATCCGCTTCCGTACGCTAGGCTGCTATCCGCTGACCGGCGCCGTGGAAAGCGAGGCGGCGACCCTGTCGGACGTGATTCAGGAGATGCTGCTCACCACCACCAGCGAGCGGCAGGGCCGTGCGATCGACAAGGACGCGGGCTCGGCAAGCATGGAGAAGAAGAAGCAGGAGGGGTATTTCTGA
- the pdeM gene encoding ligase-associated DNA damage response endonuclease PdeM produces the protein MVPVSFGGQSLTPLPQGALYWAARRALLVADLHLEKASWFARGGQMLPPYDSLATLADLTTLVRDTVVREVWCLGDSFHDPEGCSRLPEAAQDMLRALTEATRWTWITGNHDPHGVDRCGGDVMDEAEVDGLVLRHEAQTGETRPELSGHYHPKLRVRVRGKLVSRRCFVATGAKLILPAFGALTGGLDATHPEIVRAVGRPAHALIPVEDRLLRFPLAA, from the coding sequence ATGGTTCCTGTTTCGTTCGGCGGCCAATCGCTGACCCCCCTGCCGCAGGGCGCCCTTTATTGGGCTGCCCGCCGGGCGCTGCTGGTCGCTGATCTTCACCTGGAAAAGGCAAGCTGGTTCGCCCGTGGCGGGCAGATGCTGCCGCCCTATGACTCGCTGGCGACCCTCGCTGATCTCACGACGCTGGTGCGGGACACGGTGGTGCGCGAGGTCTGGTGCCTGGGTGACAGCTTCCATGATCCCGAGGGGTGCAGCCGGCTGCCGGAGGCGGCACAGGACATGCTGCGCGCGCTGACCGAGGCGACCCGCTGGACGTGGATCACGGGCAATCACGATCCACATGGCGTGGACCGCTGCGGCGGCGATGTGATGGACGAAGCCGAAGTGGACGGGCTGGTGCTGCGGCACGAGGCGCAGACGGGCGAGACGCGGCCCGAACTGTCCGGACATTATCACCCCAAGCTGCGTGTCCGGGTGCGCGGCAAGCTCGTGTCGCGGCGGTGTTTCGTGGCGACGGGTGCGAAGCTGATCCTGCCCGCCTTCGGTGCGCTGACCGGCGGCCTAGACGCCACCCATCCCGAGATCGTTCGCGCGGTCGGCCGGCCGGCGCACGCGCTGATCCCGGTCGAGGATCGGCTGCTCCGCTTCCCGCTGGCCGCCTGA
- a CDS encoding MipA/OmpV family protein, with product MRILVGLAAGIAALPTIASAQDAAPPATAEAIAQELGGDSVTVGVGVGYLTDYEGSDDYRWTPVPGAIGSVGGINFQVLGNRASADLIPNQSGSTWDFQLGPIGVINFMRSDRSSIDDPRVKALGERDTAIELGGYAGIGKTGIITSPYDRLSVSVSYRHDVTKVHRSGIWQPTITYFTPLSTKAAVAVLASAERVETKYIRTYYDISPDEAAVSGLPAYRGRGGWKSWTVGALGTYSLSGHLLKGWKIVGGATYRKLINDMADSPIVSVAGSRHQWIGAVGLGYTF from the coding sequence ATGAGGATTCTCGTCGGCCTTGCCGCCGGCATTGCCGCTCTGCCCACCATCGCCAGCGCGCAGGACGCCGCGCCACCCGCCACCGCCGAAGCGATCGCGCAGGAGCTGGGCGGCGACAGCGTGACGGTCGGCGTGGGCGTCGGATATCTCACAGACTACGAAGGCTCCGACGATTATCGCTGGACGCCCGTGCCGGGCGCGATCGGATCGGTTGGCGGCATCAACTTCCAGGTGCTCGGCAATCGCGCCAGCGCCGATCTCATCCCTAACCAGTCCGGCTCCACCTGGGATTTCCAGCTCGGCCCGATCGGCGTGATCAACTTCATGCGCAGCGATCGTTCCAGCATCGACGATCCGCGGGTCAAGGCGCTGGGCGAGCGGGACACCGCAATCGAGCTCGGCGGCTATGCGGGTATCGGCAAGACGGGGATCATCACCAGCCCCTATGACCGGCTGTCGGTGTCCGTGAGTTATCGCCACGATGTGACCAAGGTGCATCGCAGCGGCATCTGGCAGCCGACGATCACCTATTTCACCCCCTTGTCGACCAAGGCGGCGGTGGCGGTGCTCGCGTCGGCGGAGCGGGTGGAGACCAAATATATCCGCACCTATTACGACATCTCGCCCGATGAAGCGGCGGTGTCGGGCCTGCCGGCCTACCGCGGCCGGGGCGGGTGGAAGAGCTGGACGGTGGGCGCGCTCGGCACCTATTCGCTGAGCGGCCATCTGCTGAAGGGATGGAAGATCGTCGGCGGTGCGACCTATCGCAAGCTGATCAACGACATGGCGGACAGCCCCATCGTCAGCGTGGCGGGATCGCGCCATCAGTGGATCGGCGCGGTGGGCCTGGGCTACACCTTCTAA
- a CDS encoding DUF2141 domain-containing protein encodes MLLLAASAVALIGATPVARLDVDFDQVRSDKGMLRICLTAAPDNFPTCVDDHNATRRSVSAGTGTLQFDGLPHGSYAVAVIHDENGNKKLDTFAGIPREGFGFSRNPPIRFGPPRFAAARFSINSDAEKQHVKLRYIL; translated from the coding sequence GTGCTGCTGCTCGCCGCCAGCGCGGTGGCGCTGATCGGCGCGACGCCGGTCGCGCGGCTTGATGTCGATTTCGACCAGGTCCGTTCCGACAAGGGCATGTTGCGCATCTGTCTGACCGCTGCACCTGACAATTTCCCGACCTGCGTTGACGATCACAATGCGACCAGGCGCTCGGTTTCCGCCGGCACCGGCACGCTGCAGTTCGATGGCCTGCCCCATGGCAGCTATGCCGTGGCGGTGATCCACGACGAGAACGGCAACAAGAAGCTGGATACCTTTGCCGGCATCCCGCGCGAGGGCTTCGGCTTTTCGCGCAACCCGCCGATCCGCTTCGGCCCGCCCCGCTTCGCGGCCGCTCGGTTCAGCATCAACAGTGATGCTGAAAAGCAACACGTAAAGCTGCGTTACATCCTGTAA
- a CDS encoding sterol desaturase family protein, which produces MSIALAITLSAIAMTLIVGVRYLITSGAFALATRAKHPGLYSGLDPQIRREIWWSLASAAIYGVPAGVVAWGWQNRGWTRIYTEASAYPLWYLPLSVLLFLFAHDTWFYWSHRWMHRPKPFRIAHAVHHASRPPTAWAAMAFHPIEALTGAVVIPLLVFIIPIHVAALGLVLTIMTVMGVTNHMGWEIFPRFMWRGPLGAWLITASHHQRHHERYGCNYGLYFRFWDRLCRTDDGLGDFTRERARAAARRQRGGADRRDAGRAA; this is translated from the coding sequence ATGTCGATCGCGCTCGCCATCACCCTTTCCGCCATCGCGATGACGCTGATCGTCGGCGTGCGCTACCTCATCACCAGCGGGGCCTTCGCGCTTGCCACGCGGGCGAAACACCCCGGGCTCTACAGCGGCCTCGATCCGCAGATCCGGCGCGAGATCTGGTGGAGCCTCGCGTCGGCCGCGATCTATGGCGTGCCGGCCGGGGTAGTCGCCTGGGGCTGGCAGAACCGCGGCTGGACCCGGATCTATACCGAGGCCTCCGCTTATCCGCTCTGGTACCTGCCGCTATCGGTGCTGCTGTTCCTGTTCGCCCACGACACTTGGTTCTACTGGTCGCATCGCTGGATGCACCGCCCGAAGCCGTTCCGCATCGCCCATGCGGTTCACCATGCCAGCCGGCCGCCGACCGCCTGGGCGGCGATGGCGTTTCACCCGATCGAAGCGTTGACCGGGGCTGTGGTAATTCCGCTACTGGTGTTCATCATTCCGATCCATGTCGCCGCGCTTGGATTGGTGCTGACGATCATGACGGTTATGGGTGTGACCAACCATATGGGCTGGGAAATTTTCCCGCGGTTCATGTGGCGGGGGCCATTGGGGGCGTGGCTGATCACTGCCAGCCATCATCAGCGCCATCACGAGCGGTACGGATGCAATTATGGACTCTATTTCCGGTTCTGGGATCGGCTGTGCCGCACGGATGACGGATTGGGCGATTTCACGCGGGAACGGGCGCGTGCTGCTGCTCGCCGCCAGCGCGGTGGCGCTGATCGGCGCGACGCCGGTCGCGCGGCTTGA
- the crtY gene encoding lycopene beta-cyclase CrtY produces the protein MPVTHECDLAIVGGGLAGGLIAMALAARRPEVKIRLVEGGDTLGGNHVWSFFDGDVDKEDRWLLTPLVSHAWPTYDVAFPAHARTIAQPYYSIESDRFDQVVRGALPAESIMTGCKVLACSPTAVVLADGERIEATGVIDARGAGDLSMLEVGWQKFVGRLLDVPAGHGVERPVVMDATVAQHDGYRFVYLLPFSPTQVFVEDTYYSDSASLNVRALNRRIDVYAESKGWSATVGGREEKGALPVVIGGDFEGYWRWGGAKVAKAGARAGLFHPTTGYSLPDAVRLAVRIAEASDLSGEGLHALTHDYARARWDERRFYRMLDAMLFRAADPDVRYKVLERFYRLHPRLIARFYAARSTTRDKLRVLAGRPPVPIFRALRVIRNAS, from the coding sequence ATGCCGGTTACCCATGAATGCGATCTCGCCATCGTCGGCGGCGGGCTGGCGGGCGGGCTGATCGCGATGGCGCTGGCGGCGCGCCGGCCCGAGGTGAAGATCCGCCTGGTCGAGGGCGGCGACACGCTGGGCGGCAACCATGTCTGGTCCTTCTTCGATGGCGATGTCGACAAGGAGGATCGCTGGCTGCTGACGCCGCTCGTCAGCCATGCCTGGCCGACCTATGACGTCGCCTTCCCGGCGCATGCGCGCACCATCGCCCAGCCTTATTATTCGATCGAATCCGATCGCTTCGATCAGGTGGTGCGCGGCGCGTTGCCCGCCGAATCGATCATGACCGGCTGCAAGGTACTGGCCTGCAGCCCGACCGCCGTCGTGCTGGCGGATGGCGAGCGGATCGAGGCGACGGGCGTGATCGACGCGCGCGGCGCCGGGGACCTTTCGATGCTGGAAGTCGGCTGGCAGAAATTCGTCGGCCGGCTGCTCGACGTGCCGGCCGGTCACGGGGTCGAGCGCCCGGTCGTGATGGATGCCACCGTCGCGCAACATGATGGCTATCGCTTCGTTTACCTGCTGCCATTTTCCCCGACGCAGGTGTTTGTTGAAGATACCTATTACAGCGACAGTGCCTCGCTGAACGTGCGTGCGCTCAATCGCCGGATCGATGTCTATGCCGAGTCGAAGGGATGGTCCGCGACGGTCGGCGGGCGTGAGGAAAAGGGCGCGCTGCCGGTGGTGATCGGCGGCGACTTCGAAGGCTATTGGCGCTGGGGCGGGGCGAAGGTCGCAAAGGCCGGTGCACGGGCCGGGCTCTTTCATCCCACCACCGGGTATTCGCTGCCCGATGCCGTCCGCCTGGCCGTGCGCATCGCGGAGGCCAGTGATCTCAGCGGCGAAGGGCTGCACGCGTTGACGCATGATTATGCCCGCGCGCGCTGGGACGAGCGGCGCTTTTATCGCATGCTCGATGCCATGCTGTTCCGCGCGGCCGATCCGGACGTGCGCTACAAGGTGCTTGAGCGCTTCTATCGACTGCATCCCCGGCTGATCGCGCGCTTCTACGCCGCCCGTTCGACCACCAGGGACAAGCTCCGCGTGCTGGCAGGGCGGCCGCCGGTGCCCATCTTCCGTGCCCTTCGCGTGATCAGGAACGCTTCATGA